A single genomic interval of Polyangia bacterium harbors:
- a CDS encoding GtrA family protein: MEAPEDDQPPARHWRWPTRFSRSTLTSLFTTAVDFLTLVTAVQVFGVNYVLATWMGTVVGSLSNFSINRKWAFGDSIVRSHNQFLRFVLVQAGSSGLNTLGVWLLTRFLRVPYPISRLIVAGIVAVGWNYPMNHFVVFATSRSPPRA; the protein is encoded by the coding sequence CCGCCGGCGCGCCACTGGCGCTGGCCGACCCGGTTCTCGCGCAGCACGCTGACGTCGTTGTTCACGACGGCCGTGGATTTTCTGACTCTGGTGACCGCCGTGCAGGTGTTCGGCGTGAACTACGTGCTCGCCACCTGGATGGGCACCGTGGTCGGCTCGCTGTCGAACTTCAGCATCAACCGCAAGTGGGCCTTCGGCGATTCGATCGTGCGCTCGCACAATCAGTTTCTGCGCTTCGTGCTGGTGCAGGCGGGCTCGTCGGGCCTGAACACCTTGGGGGTCTGGCTGTTGACCCGCTTCTTGCGCGTCCCGTACCCGATCTCACGGCTGATCGTCGCCGGCATCGTCGCGGTCGGGTGGAACTACCCGATGAACCACTTCGTGGTCTTCGCTACGAGCCGCTCGCCGCCGCGCGCTTGA